A region from the Phycodurus eques isolate BA_2022a chromosome 12, UOR_Pequ_1.1, whole genome shotgun sequence genome encodes:
- the prkra gene encoding LOW QUALITY PROTEIN: interferon-inducible double-stranded RNA-dependent protein kinase activator A homolog (The sequence of the model RefSeq protein was modified relative to this genomic sequence to represent the inferred CDS: deleted 1 base in 1 codon): MSKEMYQAEITSTNSSPNKEEVPRTNVASKTPIQMLHEYGIKHGKIPTYVQEKAEGEAHQPSFVFSVTIGEVCCKGEGSSKKAAKHMAAEDALRILQMNTEAVSLPVKSESNDVAAKSNDHNNSVGMLQELSLQRGWRLPEYTMIMETGPPHRREFTITCAVESLSETAAGSSKKAAKKAAAEKLVAKLQSLSGSSEITWTPKPRVQFENLKNSSAEKISFLRRNPLSIPNTDYIQLMAELSKEQRFDIAYMDIDELTANGQYQCLVELSTSPVTVCHGTGISRSNAHNAAAHSALQYIKIMASTK; the protein is encoded by the exons CCCAAATAAAGAAGAAGTCCCAAGG ACCAATGTCGCCAGCAAGACCCCAATCCAGATGCTGCATGAGTACGGCATCAAACATGGCAAAATCCCCACCTATGTGCAGGAGAAAGCTGAAGGCGAGGCCCACCAGCCCAGCTTCGTGTTCAGCGTGACTATCGGAGAAGTCTGCTGCAAAG GTGAAGGTTCCAGTAAAAAGGCAGCCAAACACATGGCTGCTGAGGATGCGCTGCGCATCCTGCAAATGAACACTGAAGCTGT GAGTCTCCCCGTGAAGTCCGAGAGTAACGACGTTGCAGCAAAATCAAACGACCACAACAACTCAGTGGGCATGCTGCAG GAGCTGTCCTTGCAGAGAGGTTGGCGTCTTCCCGAGTACACAATGATAATGGAGACCGGTCCCCCGCACAGGCGAGAATTCACCATCACCTGCGCAGTGGAGTCCCTGTCAGAGACGG CTGCTGGAAGCTCCAAAAAAGCGGCAAAGAAGGCAGCTGCCGAGAAGTTGGTGGCCAAGCTTCAGAGTCTTTCAGGCTCCTCTGAAATCACATGG ACACCTAAACCAAGGGTGCAATTCGAGAACCTTAAGAATTCATCGGCCGAGAAAATCTCCTTTCTAAGGAGGAACCCGCTGAGCATTCCCAACACGGACTACATTCAGCTGATGGCCGAGCTGTCCAAGGAGCAACGCTTCGACATCGCCTACATGGACATCG ATGAGCTGACGGCCAACGGGCAGTACCAGTGCCTGGTAGAGCTGTCCACCTCCCCCGTCACCGTGTGCCACGGCACGGGCATCTCCCGCAGCAACGCGCACAACGCAGCCGCACACAGCGCCCTCCAGTACATCAAGATCATGGCCTCCACCAAGTAA